A single genomic interval of Spinacia oleracea cultivar Varoflay chromosome 6, BTI_SOV_V1, whole genome shotgun sequence harbors:
- the LOC110791666 gene encoding uncharacterized protein: MDVDSQEMMEETILVGDDLMTGPPSPLIPPEIAPHVLEGVNLCDGLLRSLYLCLQIHDIEPFCQDEIALYRQCVERRDKEIRQRLQESEHKLGLSMPLDQAKERAVLLESEVTKLERRLILASGTEGVEGFRQRWSLHGSLTDMRNRLESLKQGLEKRKPDEPVETPSTRRWFFWTK, translated from the exons ATGGATG TCGATTCGCAGGAAATGATGGAGGAAACCATTTTGGTTGGTGACGATTTAATGACGGGACCTCCATCACCTCTCATCCCCCCAGAAATTGCTCCGCATGTGCTTGAAGGCGTCAACTTGTGTGATGGGTTGCTGAGGAGTTTATATTTGT GTTTACAGATTCATGATATTGAGCCATTCTGTCAAGATGAGATTGCTTTGTACCGACAGTGTGTAGAAAGAAGA GACAAGGAAATCAGACAAAGGCTTCAAGAGAGTGAACACAAACTAGGATTGTCGATGCCCCTTGATCAAGCCAAGGAAAGAGCTGTTCTACTGGAATCAGAAGTCACGAAACTGGAAAG gCGTTTGATTCTTGCCAGTGGAACTGAAGGCGTTGAAGGATTTCGCCAAAGATGGAGTTTACATGGGAGTCTCACAGACATGAG GAATAGGTTAGAGTCTTTGAAGCAGGGACTGGAAAAGAGAAAACCTGATGAGCCAGTTGAAACTCCATCAACCAGAAGATGGTTTTTCTGGACAAAGTAG